A region from the Nocardioides exalbidus genome encodes:
- the whiA gene encoding DNA-binding protein WhiA — protein MAMTAQVKAELASTQITKTCCRKAEVASMLRFAGGLHIVSGRIVVEAELDTGAAARRLRKDIAEVYGHPSDVVMVQGNGIRKGSRYIVRVTKDGESLARQTGLLDQRGRPVRGLPPAVVSGGGCDAVAAWRGAFLAHGSLTEPGRSSSLEITCPGPEAALAIVGVARRLGISAKAREVRGVDRVVIRDGDAIGALLTRLGAHESLMAWEERRMRREVRATANRLANFDDANLRRSARAAVAAGARVERALEILGEEIPDHLQQAGNLRLEHKQASLEELGQLHDPVLTKDAIAGRIRRLLAMADKRAEELGIPDTEASLTPEMLADEG, from the coding sequence ATGGCTATGACGGCGCAGGTGAAGGCAGAGCTCGCCTCCACCCAGATCACCAAGACCTGCTGCCGCAAGGCCGAGGTCGCCTCGATGCTCCGCTTCGCGGGCGGGCTCCACATCGTGAGCGGTCGCATCGTCGTCGAGGCCGAGCTCGACACCGGCGCAGCCGCCCGGAGGCTGCGCAAGGACATCGCCGAGGTCTACGGCCACCCCTCCGACGTCGTGATGGTGCAGGGCAACGGCATCCGCAAGGGCAGCCGCTACATCGTCCGCGTCACCAAGGACGGCGAGTCGCTCGCGCGCCAGACGGGCCTGCTCGACCAGCGTGGCCGACCCGTCCGCGGGCTCCCGCCGGCGGTCGTGAGCGGAGGCGGCTGCGACGCCGTCGCCGCGTGGCGCGGTGCCTTCCTCGCCCACGGCTCGCTCACCGAGCCCGGACGCTCGTCGTCGCTCGAGATCACCTGCCCGGGTCCCGAGGCCGCGCTGGCGATCGTCGGCGTCGCCCGGCGCCTCGGCATCTCGGCGAAGGCCCGCGAGGTCCGCGGGGTCGACCGCGTCGTGATCCGCGACGGGGACGCCATCGGCGCGCTGCTCACCCGCCTCGGCGCCCACGAGTCGCTGATGGCGTGGGAGGAGCGCCGGATGCGCCGCGAGGTGCGGGCCACGGCCAACCGGCTCGCCAACTTCGACGACGCCAACCTCCGCCGCTCGGCGCGTGCCGCGGTCGCCGCAGGCGCCCGCGTGGAGCGAGCCCTCGAGATCCTCGGCGAGGAGATCCCGGACCACCTCCAGCAGGCCGGCAACCTGCGCCTCGAGCACAAGCAGGCCTCGCTGGAGGAGCTCGGCCAGCTGCACGACCCGGTCCTCACCAAGGACGCCATCGCCGGTCGGATCCGCCGACTCCTCGCGATGGCCGACAAGCGCGCCGAGGAGCTCGGCATCCCCGACACCGAGGCGTCGCTGACCCCCGAGATGCTGGCCGACGAGGGCTGA
- a CDS encoding gluconeogenesis factor YvcK family protein: MARQTAQAAVALGGGHGLFATLSALRRLHDDLTIDDLTAVVTVADNGGSSGRLRGEFGVLPPGDLRMALAALCGDDEWGTTWADVLQHRFAGDGEMNGHVVGNLLIVGLWELMGDHVRALDWVGRLLGAHGRVLPMATTPMDITARVRGADAGRPDEVSVVRGQVEVATTAGQIESVALVPEDPATCQEAIDAVLAAEWVVLGPGSWFSSVIPHLMVPGLRRALAQTEGRLVVVLNLEAQAGETTGFGPEDHLAVLFEHAPDLTVHAVLVDSSTIDLAGDEERRRLERAVTARGARLVVDDIAVAGEPRHDPDRLAAAFRRIVDEG; this comes from the coding sequence GTGGCTCGCCAGACCGCGCAGGCCGCGGTGGCCCTCGGCGGCGGCCACGGGCTCTTCGCCACCCTGTCGGCCCTGCGTCGGCTCCACGACGACCTCACGATCGACGACCTGACCGCCGTCGTCACGGTGGCCGACAACGGCGGGTCGTCGGGCCGGCTGCGGGGCGAGTTCGGCGTCCTGCCTCCGGGTGACCTGCGGATGGCGCTCGCCGCGCTGTGCGGCGACGACGAGTGGGGCACCACCTGGGCCGACGTGCTCCAGCACCGGTTCGCCGGGGACGGCGAGATGAACGGCCACGTCGTCGGCAACCTGCTGATCGTCGGGCTCTGGGAGCTGATGGGCGACCACGTGCGCGCCCTCGACTGGGTCGGCCGGCTGCTCGGCGCCCACGGCCGCGTGCTCCCGATGGCCACGACCCCGATGGACATCACCGCCCGCGTCCGCGGCGCCGATGCTGGACGACCCGACGAGGTCAGCGTCGTACGCGGCCAGGTCGAGGTCGCGACGACCGCCGGCCAGATCGAGTCGGTCGCGCTCGTGCCCGAGGACCCGGCGACGTGCCAGGAGGCCATCGACGCGGTTCTGGCGGCCGAGTGGGTCGTGCTCGGCCCCGGTTCGTGGTTCAGCTCGGTCATCCCGCACCTGATGGTGCCGGGCCTGCGGCGGGCGCTGGCCCAGACCGAGGGACGTCTGGTCGTCGTGCTCAACCTCGAGGCGCAGGCGGGGGAGACGACCGGCTTCGGGCCGGAGGACCACCTCGCCGTGCTGTTCGAGCACGCCCCCGACCTGACCGTCCACGCGGTCCTGGTCGACTCCTCGACCATCGACCTGGCCGGCGACGAGGAGCGCCGTCGGCTCGAGCGGGCCGTGACCGCGCGAGGTGCCCGGCTGGTCGTCGACGACATCGCCGTCGCGGGGGAGCCGAGGCACGACCCCGACCGCTTGGCGGCCGCCTTCCGTCGGATCGTCGACGAGGGCTGA
- the rapZ gene encoding RNase adapter RapZ gives MNEPTPGELVIVTGMTGAGRSTAAKELEDLGYFVVDNLPPTLVRDVVRLVDDSRGVDQPIAVVVDVRSGSFFDSLQANRHQQVTGRPTTLLFLDATNDVLVRRQEAARRPHPLQGGGRLLHGLQRERDVMADIRGDADIQLDTSNFNVHQLQDRITELFGTEATTRLKLTVISFGFKYGIPVDADWVADMRFLPNPHWIPELRPQNGRDPEVSAYVLSQPGAAEFLDQYLPVLGTVAAGYLREGKRFMQVAVGCTGGKHRSVAMTEEIAARIRKAGYDVSTAHRDLGRE, from the coding sequence GTGAACGAGCCGACCCCCGGCGAGCTGGTGATCGTCACCGGCATGACCGGTGCCGGACGCAGCACCGCGGCCAAGGAGCTCGAGGACCTCGGCTACTTCGTCGTCGACAACCTCCCGCCGACCCTGGTGCGTGACGTGGTGCGCCTCGTCGACGACAGCCGCGGCGTGGACCAGCCGATCGCGGTCGTCGTCGACGTCCGGTCGGGGTCGTTCTTCGACTCCCTCCAGGCCAACCGGCACCAGCAGGTCACCGGCCGGCCGACGACGCTGCTCTTCCTCGACGCGACCAACGACGTCCTGGTCCGCCGCCAGGAGGCCGCCCGGCGTCCGCACCCGCTGCAGGGGGGTGGGCGGCTGCTCCACGGCCTGCAGCGCGAGCGCGACGTGATGGCCGACATCCGTGGCGACGCCGACATCCAGCTCGACACGTCCAACTTCAACGTCCACCAGCTCCAGGACCGGATCACCGAGCTCTTCGGCACGGAGGCCACCACCCGGCTCAAGCTGACGGTCATCAGCTTCGGCTTCAAGTACGGCATCCCCGTCGACGCCGACTGGGTGGCGGACATGCGGTTCCTGCCCAACCCGCACTGGATCCCCGAGCTGCGTCCGCAGAACGGGCGCGACCCGGAGGTCTCGGCCTACGTCCTGTCGCAGCCCGGGGCGGCCGAGTTCCTCGACCAGTACCTCCCTGTCCTCGGCACCGTGGCCGCGGGCTACCTCCGCGAGGGCAAGCGCTTCATGCAGGTCGCCGTCGGCTGCACCGGTGGCAAGCACCGCAGCGTCGCCATGACCGAGGAGATCGCCGCCCGCATCCGCAAGGCCGGTTACGACGTCAGCACCGCGCACCGCGACCTCGGCAGGGAGTGA